The Dreissena polymorpha isolate Duluth1 chromosome 4, UMN_Dpol_1.0, whole genome shotgun sequence region GGATATGGTTTGTAGCCTGGCGGTGGATAAAGACTGAAGTGTCCGTAAGAGTTCACATGCTGAACGTGGGCATCCGAGTGAAGTTTCTGTCTGTGTAACTTGAATCGCTTGGCTCTTCTCAAGAAACTCCCATTACCGAACATATCGCCACAGCCCGGATGCAGCGCCCAGTAGTTTCCCTTTCCGGGTCTGCCTGGTGCTCTCGGAACCTTTACGAAGCAGTCATTGAGCGACAGATTGTGCCTGATTGAGTTCTGCCAGCGTTGTTGGTTCTCCTTGAAGTACGGGAACCTGTTCATGATAAAGGCGTATATCTCATTCAATGTCATCATGCCGTTTGTAGAGCTTTCGATCGCCATGGTGATGAGTGCGATGTACGAGTATGGCGGTTTGACGTCAGCGAAACGGCGCTTTTGTTGGGAAAGCGTAGACGTTCCCGAGAACGTGCTTCCGgtgtcgtcgccgtcgtcgtcccCAATGATACCCGAGTCTGAATGGTCCTGGTCGTCGCCGTCACCGTAGTCATCGTCGGCGTCCGCATTGTGTGACGAAGAGGCGATGTTCATATCCTGGAGGGGAAATGCGTTATTTATTACTATGGTTGaattgttttattgaatgtaaAATAACGAAACAAAATCATAggaatttttaattatattttaatataaatattgaaattatgaatataatcAATTACAAATTATAGTTAAATAGTTTTTCgtttactttaataaaaaataataatagtatttaagTATagactattaattattatttttttaaattgatatgttttattataaataagaTAAGATCTAATAGAGTATTGGTCCATTAAATTTGTTGATAGAAATTATAATTGTAATTACCCAAATActcaatgtaaataaataaattaacgtAAATTAATTTCATATAATGTAGTTAGATAGATGGGCAGTCTATTACATTTTATTACGAATACAATCTAATTTTAATAGCCACACAAGTTCATTCAAACATTATATGCGaccattaaaacaaaacaaaaccaaatataatatttaattagaTCTTTCTGCCATTGCCTACCTGGTGTTGCATCCCGTGGTGCATCATGCCGCCCGCTCCCATCAGGCAGGCGGGGTTGGTCTCGTGGTCAACATCCGGTGTCATCATGTTGGTTGCTTCACTCAAAATCATGCTACGATCCAGAATCCGAATTTGATTTACactttttatgctttttttattatttactcATCTAATAGATTttcaacaaattaaataaaagttcgTTTTATATACCGTTGTTTTACGAACAGTGctgtacaaatatatttttaaaaatatatattagaacACTTTATTTTCTGCAACTGCTACTTGAAATATGATACCGAAATTTGGTCAAGTGTTGCCTTTTATTGCCTTGTTAAAATTCGATCATGTTCGTAATTGGTCAATCAGAAAGCGATTCGGCAGTTGACACCTGTTGACAATACCTTATCATTACCATTTCAATTATCTACCTGATTGACAGCCATTCAGTCGACACCGTTAAGGGCGGGCGTAAAGTAACAAAGCTCCGCCTTCTATGCTAAACTTTGAAGGGGCGTGGCTAAAGACCTCGCACAGATTATCGATTgttggaaatttaaaaaaaaacgcttcCATTTTTTGATACAAAAATGTCGATGACCATTTGGTTTAAACTTTTAATCAAATATGTAA contains the following coding sequences:
- the LOC127877027 gene encoding LOW QUALITY PROTEIN: protein lin-31-like (The sequence of the model RefSeq protein was modified relative to this genomic sequence to represent the inferred CDS: deleted 1 base in 1 codon); its protein translation is MMTPDVDHETNPACLMGAGGMMHHGMQHQDMNIASSSHNADADDDYGDGDDQDHSDSGIIGDDDGDDTGSTFSGTSTLSQQKRRFADVKPPYSYIALITMAIESSTNGMMTLNEIYAFIMNRFPYFKENQQRWQNSIRHNLSLNDCFVKVPRAPGRPGKGNYWALHPGCGDMFGNGSFLRRAKRFKLHRQKLHSDAHVQHVNSYGHFSLYPPPGYKPYPALNPLGLPSFPSQSIGQSQQYSLPKQEPWGTQTTSSYSPYYTGGSMTNGLTNSLSNGLSNSLTNSLSNGFGNSFGSGLGSSLGGSYLPVSNPPSLPPTSSGGLSSYPSFQQNPYYQPQYPGNLSRPLHSQ